Proteins found in one Candidatus Nitrosopelagicus brevis genomic segment:
- a CDS encoding CorA family divalent cation transporter, translating into MLKTVSIAGIEEQGVPFKRESTSLDEATQHVSLGNLTWIECVVDDIVSETPKILEKLNINMDSSTLLSGYLTEYEDVGDTLGIMVPFIFTGENRTQTSPCLIFVKKDLIVTIHDDYGGKITKLYNYSNSLMRKLPQTPENWAERQTMLLFRLLDEVSETNFSALRTIVERAEQIEIDLAGSRQIHRDLSTELSNMKRSLLSFLNAVWATHDTVRNLKYGDPDMLTDDDDILEKFEVILATLDRQIQMAENVMEVISTGITVIQTESTNQLTKLIVWLTVAATAVLVPNTLATIFGIPGLEFSYVWVIPVLIFATALSIIITFRWTKQYRILPFGSSRLKRIKGKFKK; encoded by the coding sequence ATGTTAAAGACAGTAAGTATTGCAGGAATTGAGGAACAAGGAGTTCCATTCAAAAGAGAAAGTACTAGCTTAGATGAAGCAACACAACATGTCTCTCTTGGTAATTTAACTTGGATAGAATGTGTAGTTGATGATATAGTTAGTGAAACACCAAAAATTCTTGAAAAATTAAATATCAATATGGATTCTAGCACATTACTTTCTGGTTATCTTACAGAATACGAAGACGTTGGTGATACTCTTGGAATCATGGTTCCTTTTATTTTCACAGGTGAAAATAGAACACAAACTTCACCATGCTTGATTTTTGTAAAGAAGGATCTAATTGTCACAATACATGATGACTATGGTGGAAAAATTACAAAATTATATAATTATTCAAACTCTCTTATGCGAAAACTTCCACAAACTCCAGAGAATTGGGCAGAAAGACAGACAATGTTACTCTTTAGATTGCTTGACGAAGTCAGTGAAACAAACTTCTCTGCTCTTAGAACGATTGTTGAACGTGCAGAACAGATTGAAATTGATCTTGCAGGTTCCCGTCAAATACACAGAGATCTATCCACTGAACTATCTAACATGAAAAGATCACTGTTATCATTTCTTAATGCTGTATGGGCTACTCATGATACTGTAAGAAATCTAAAGTATGGTGATCCTGATATGTTGACTGATGATGATGACATATTAGAAAAATTCGAAGTCATTCTTGCAACTCTAGACAGACAAATTCAGATGGCAGAAAATGTAATGGAGGTTATATCCACAGGTATTACTGTCATACAAACAGAATCTACAAATCAATTAACAAAATTGATAGTTTGGTTAACCGTAGCCGCTACTGCAGTTCTTGTACCTAACACACTTGCAACAATCTTTGGTATTCCTGGACTTGAATTTTCATACGTGTGGGTAATTCCTGTGTTGATATTTGCTACAGCTTTATCAATAATTATTACATTTAGATGGACAAAACAATATAGAATCTTACCATTTGGTTCATCTAGGTTGAAACGAATAAAGGGCAAATTCAAAAAATAG
- a CDS encoding class I SAM-dependent methyltransferase, with product MKIEEYLSTLPQSILSGEEIQIPPDTIREICKFADLGQNDTFYHLGSGNGTSLKIARQEFNVKNAIGIDNSEKMISLAKKMINEENISNIKVIEQDVRKAEFKDADVILCWFMDAEVLESLVEKFQKLKNGVRIITIWGPLPGCLPEKVDFPYILNKTPFNQTDDLKKQLLAVFETECIGFVTAWEYAERYTKSIGRDNPENDRFLVIIQALTIWINAKNLGVACGEEIPDSIRSYIAILREYFGIEVEHLLK from the coding sequence TTGAAAATCGAAGAATATCTATCCACACTGCCCCAATCCATTCTATCAGGGGAAGAAATTCAGATTCCTCCAGATACAATTAGAGAAATTTGTAAATTTGCAGATTTAGGTCAAAATGATACATTCTATCATTTGGGAAGTGGGAATGGAACTAGTTTGAAAATTGCAAGACAAGAATTTAATGTAAAAAATGCAATTGGCATAGATAATTCAGAAAAAATGATTAGTCTTGCAAAAAAAATGATTAATGAAGAAAATATTTCCAACATTAAAGTCATTGAACAAGATGTTCGTAAAGCAGAGTTTAAGGATGCAGATGTAATTTTATGTTGGTTCATGGATGCAGAAGTTTTAGAAAGTTTAGTTGAAAAATTTCAAAAATTAAAAAATGGTGTTAGAATTATAACAATTTGGGGACCACTACCAGGATGTTTACCAGAAAAGGTTGATTTCCCATATATTTTGAATAAAACACCATTTAATCAGACAGACGATTTAAAAAAACAATTGTTAGCTGTGTTTGAAACAGAATGTATTGGTTTTGTAACAGCATGGGAGTATGCTGAGAGATATACAAAATCAATAGGTCGAGATAATCCAGAAAATGATAGATTTCTTGTTATTATTCAAGCATTGACAATTTGGATAAATGCAAAGAATCTTGGCGTTGCATGTGGAGAAGAAATTCCAGATTCAATCAGATCATACATTGCAATTCTAAGAGAGTATTTTGGAATTGAAGTTGAGCACTTGTTGAAATAA
- a CDS encoding UPF0147 family protein encodes MSEENNQAMESALQTLNQLATSHSTPKNFKKTISDLIIELQSDEYSMSVRAANAISSLDDITQDPNVPSFVRTTLWQAVSVLESIRE; translated from the coding sequence ATGAGCGAAGAAAATAACCAAGCAATGGAAAGTGCACTTCAGACACTTAATCAACTAGCAACTAGTCATTCCACACCAAAGAATTTCAAAAAAACAATCTCAGATTTGATCATAGAATTACAATCTGATGAATATTCAATGTCAGTAAGAGCCGCTAATGCAATTAGTAGTTTAGACGATATTACACAAGACCCAAACGTACCTTCATTTGTTAGAACCACATTATGGCAAGCAGTATCAGTTTTAGAGAGCATAAGAGAATAA
- a CDS encoding Rieske (2Fe-2S) protein codes for MGRIIACKSSELEAGKMKKVSVDSKEILVANVNGNYFACDDTCTHAGASLSEGSLENSTVTCGWHAAQFSCETGKMEKFPAKINDLKSYTVVVESEDVFIEI; via the coding sequence GTGGGACGAATTATTGCATGTAAATCATCAGAATTGGAAGCAGGAAAAATGAAAAAGGTTTCTGTAGACAGTAAGGAGATTCTAGTTGCAAATGTTAACGGAAATTATTTTGCATGTGATGATACATGTACACATGCTGGAGCAAGTTTATCAGAAGGAAGTTTAGAAAATTCAACAGTCACATGCGGATGGCATGCAGCACAATTTAGTTGTGAGACAGGAAAAATGGAGAAATTTCCGGCTAAAATTAACGATTTAAAGTCATATACAGTGGTAGTAGAATCAGAAGATGTATTCATAGAGATTTAA